A stretch of Enterobacter cloacae complex sp. ECNIH7 DNA encodes these proteins:
- a CDS encoding response regulator, whose protein sequence is MHKNTLILIVEDEDEIADILMSYLERSGMKTLRARQGEQAIALNRLHKPDLILLDIHLPVCDGWSVLTTLRQESAVPVIMVSALDQDVDKLMGLRLGADDYVIKPFNPSEVVARVEAVLRRTKPALQQAGSQPLRTPFITVYPDDFYVEVTVGAEVVSPVLTTTEFKLLTYLVRYPRKVCSREELLNACLPEGDTLDRTVDSHMSKLRKKLELAGLYGVPESIRGMGYRLGEKK, encoded by the coding sequence ATGCACAAAAATACGCTGATCCTTATTGTTGAAGATGAAGACGAAATCGCCGATATACTGATGAGCTACTTAGAGCGTTCGGGAATGAAAACGCTCCGAGCCAGGCAGGGCGAACAGGCCATAGCGCTCAATCGCCTCCATAAACCGGATCTCATATTGCTGGACATTCACCTGCCCGTATGTGACGGCTGGAGCGTACTTACCACGCTTCGTCAGGAAAGCGCTGTCCCCGTCATTATGGTTTCCGCTCTCGATCAGGATGTCGATAAGCTCATGGGGCTGAGGCTGGGCGCGGATGATTACGTGATCAAACCCTTCAACCCTTCTGAAGTCGTCGCCCGGGTTGAGGCGGTGCTGCGCAGGACAAAACCCGCGCTTCAGCAGGCGGGTTCCCAGCCGCTCAGAACGCCATTTATTACGGTCTACCCGGATGACTTCTACGTGGAAGTCACCGTGGGGGCAGAGGTTGTCTCCCCGGTATTAACGACGACCGAATTTAAATTGCTCACATACCTGGTGAGATATCCGCGAAAGGTCTGCTCACGCGAAGAGCTACTCAACGCGTGTCTGCCGGAAGGGGATACACTCGACAGAACGGTCGATAGCCACATGAGCAAGTTGCGTAAAAAACTGGAGCTGGCCGGCCTTTACGGTGTTCCCGAGAGCATCAGAGGCATGGGCTACCGGCTTGGGGAAAAGAAATGA
- the fabI gene encoding enoyl-ACP reductase FabI yields MGFLSGKRILVTGVASKLSIAYGIAQAMHREGAELAFTYQNDKLKGRVEEFAAQLGSSIVLECDVAQDESIDGMFAELAKAWPKFDGFVHSIGFAPGDQLDGDYVNAVTRDGFKIAHDISSYSFVAMAKSCRAMLNPGAALLTLSYLGAERAIPNYNVMGLAKASLEANVRYMANAMGPEGVRVNAISAGPIRTLAASGIKDFRKMLAHCEAVTPIRRTVTIEDVGNSAAFLCSDLSAGISGEVVHVDGGFNIAAMNELEIK; encoded by the coding sequence ATGGGTTTTCTTTCCGGTAAGCGCATTCTGGTGACTGGCGTTGCCAGCAAACTGTCCATCGCATACGGCATCGCACAGGCAATGCATCGCGAAGGCGCTGAGCTGGCGTTCACCTACCAGAACGACAAGCTGAAAGGCCGTGTTGAAGAGTTTGCCGCGCAGCTGGGTTCCAGCATCGTTCTGGAATGTGACGTTGCACAAGACGAAAGCATCGACGGCATGTTTGCTGAACTGGCAAAAGCATGGCCGAAATTCGACGGTTTCGTTCACTCCATTGGCTTCGCTCCTGGCGACCAGCTGGACGGCGACTACGTGAACGCGGTTACCCGTGATGGCTTCAAAATCGCTCACGACATCAGCTCCTACAGCTTCGTTGCGATGGCGAAATCCTGCCGCGCGATGCTGAACCCGGGCGCAGCCCTGCTGACTCTGTCCTACCTGGGCGCTGAGCGTGCTATCCCTAACTACAACGTTATGGGCCTGGCGAAAGCCTCTCTGGAAGCCAACGTACGCTACATGGCGAACGCAATGGGTCCTGAAGGCGTGCGCGTTAACGCCATCTCTGCAGGTCCTATCCGCACCCTGGCAGCTTCCGGTATTAAAGATTTCCGTAAAATGCTGGCACACTGCGAAGCGGTTACCCCGATTCGTCGTACCGTTACCATTGAAGATGTGGGTAACTCTGCAGCATTCCTGTGCTCTGACCTTTCCGCTGGTATCTCCGGCGAAGTAGTTCACGTTGACGGCGGCTTCAACATCGCTGCAATGAACGAGCTGGAAATTAAATAA
- a CDS encoding multidrug efflux RND transporter permease subunit: protein MPHFFIERPVFAWVVALFIVLAGLLSIPRLPVAQYPAVAPPGIIISVSYPGASPDIMNTSVVSLIEREISGVDNLLYFESSSDTTGSASITVTFKPGTDIKLAQMDLQNQIKIVEPRLPQAVRQNGINVEAANSGFLMMVGLKSATGQFEEADLSDYFARNVSDELRRVPGVGKVQLFGGEKALRIWLEPMKLHGYGLSVSDVLTAVGQQNALVSPGKTGDEPAAAGQGVTYPITVKGQLSSVEAFRNITLKSDASGARLKLSDIARIESGLQSYAFGIRENGVPATAAAIQLSPGANAMSTASGVRARIDELSRVLPEGMAFTIPFDTAPFVKLSIMKVVQAFVEAMVLVFLVMLLFLHKIRCTLIPAIVAPVALLGTFTVMLLSGYSINILTMFGMVLAIGIIVDDAIVVVENVERLMEEKSLSPRDATRQAMQEITPAIIGITLVLTAVFIPMGFAEGSVGIIYRQFCISMAVSILLSAFLALTLTPALCATLLKPHKAGKSGGGRFAVGFNARFRSLTVCYEAGLGAVLKRTGRMLLLYAALCAALFLGLSSLPSSFLPDEDQGYFMSSIQLPSDATMQRTLNVVKKFEEEIAARPNIESNIMILGFGFSGSGPNSAMAFTTLKDWKDRQGSTAQGEADLIQASMANVSDAVTMSLLPPAISDMGTSSGFTWYVQDRAGLGYEALKRAADALVLQANQRPELSDVYIDGLPEGTNLALQVDREKAEAMGVSFDEINQTLSVTLGSNYVNDYTNNGRVQQVIVQADAPYRMQPEQILTLSVKNRMGQMVPVSTFATLSWHVAPQQLTRYQGYSAIRITGNAAPGASSGTAMKVMESLSRDLPQGMAGEWAGSSLQERKSESQLPGLIVLSILVVFMVLAALYESWSIPFAVMLVVPLGLIGAVIAVSVADMTNDVFFKVGLITLIGLSAKNAILIVEFARQLHRQGQPLLAATIHAAGQRLRPILMTSLAFTLGVVPLMLAHGASDSTQHAIGTGVFGGMISGTLLAIFFVPVFFIVIARFIDNLRKA from the coding sequence ATGCCGCATTTTTTTATTGAACGCCCCGTTTTCGCCTGGGTAGTAGCGCTTTTTATCGTTCTGGCAGGACTCCTGTCTATTCCCCGTTTACCGGTTGCGCAGTATCCGGCGGTAGCACCGCCTGGAATCATTATTTCCGTCAGTTATCCGGGGGCCAGTCCCGATATCATGAACACGTCGGTGGTATCGTTAATCGAGCGCGAAATCTCTGGCGTAGATAATTTGCTCTACTTTGAATCATCCAGTGACACAACCGGTTCGGCATCGATTACCGTCACGTTTAAACCGGGCACGGACATCAAGCTGGCGCAGATGGATCTGCAAAATCAGATTAAGATCGTCGAGCCTCGTCTACCTCAGGCGGTAAGGCAAAACGGGATTAACGTCGAGGCCGCTAACTCTGGCTTTTTAATGATGGTGGGGCTTAAGTCCGCGACGGGTCAATTTGAGGAAGCCGATTTAAGCGACTATTTTGCCAGAAACGTCAGTGACGAGCTTCGTCGCGTGCCCGGCGTAGGGAAAGTTCAGCTGTTTGGCGGCGAAAAAGCGCTGCGCATCTGGTTGGAACCCATGAAGCTCCACGGCTACGGGCTTTCGGTAAGCGATGTTCTTACCGCCGTTGGCCAGCAAAATGCCCTGGTTTCGCCCGGCAAAACGGGAGATGAGCCCGCCGCTGCAGGACAAGGGGTGACGTATCCCATCACCGTGAAGGGACAGCTCTCCTCGGTAGAGGCGTTCAGGAATATCACCCTGAAATCTGACGCATCCGGCGCCCGCCTGAAACTGTCCGACATTGCGCGGATTGAATCTGGTCTGCAAAGCTACGCTTTTGGTATCCGCGAAAATGGCGTGCCCGCAACGGCGGCGGCAATCCAGCTCTCGCCTGGCGCCAACGCAATGAGTACGGCTTCCGGCGTACGGGCGCGCATCGACGAACTTTCCCGGGTGTTACCCGAAGGAATGGCGTTTACGATCCCCTTCGATACCGCGCCGTTTGTGAAACTTTCTATCATGAAGGTTGTTCAGGCATTTGTGGAAGCGATGGTCCTGGTCTTCCTGGTTATGCTGCTGTTTCTGCACAAGATACGCTGTACGCTTATCCCGGCGATTGTTGCTCCCGTCGCCCTTCTTGGCACCTTCACCGTGATGCTGTTGAGCGGCTACTCCATCAATATTCTGACGATGTTCGGCATGGTGCTGGCGATAGGGATTATCGTTGATGATGCCATTGTGGTCGTAGAAAACGTCGAACGGCTGATGGAGGAAAAAAGCCTGTCCCCGCGTGACGCCACGCGGCAAGCCATGCAGGAAATCACCCCGGCGATTATTGGCATCACGCTGGTGCTGACCGCCGTCTTTATCCCCATGGGGTTTGCTGAAGGATCCGTCGGGATTATCTACCGACAATTTTGTATTTCCATGGCGGTCTCCATACTGCTGTCCGCGTTTCTTGCCCTGACGCTGACGCCTGCCCTGTGCGCAACGTTACTCAAGCCGCATAAGGCAGGAAAGAGCGGAGGTGGAAGGTTCGCGGTCGGGTTTAACGCGCGCTTCCGTTCGCTCACCGTCTGCTACGAAGCCGGGCTGGGTGCCGTTCTGAAGCGAACCGGGCGTATGCTGCTCCTGTACGCTGCGCTTTGCGCTGCGCTGTTTTTGGGATTGTCTTCGCTACCGTCGTCTTTTCTGCCGGATGAAGATCAGGGCTACTTTATGTCCTCAATCCAGCTGCCTTCTGATGCCACGATGCAGCGCACCCTCAACGTGGTTAAAAAATTTGAAGAGGAAATTGCGGCCCGGCCGAATATTGAAAGCAACATTATGATCCTGGGCTTTGGATTTTCAGGTTCAGGGCCAAACTCGGCTATGGCCTTCACCACGCTGAAGGACTGGAAAGATCGGCAGGGCTCGACGGCCCAGGGGGAAGCCGACCTTATACAGGCCAGCATGGCGAACGTCTCTGATGCCGTCACGATGAGCCTGCTCCCGCCGGCCATTTCGGATATGGGCACCTCGTCGGGCTTCACCTGGTACGTGCAGGACAGAGCGGGACTGGGCTACGAGGCGTTAAAGCGCGCTGCCGACGCGCTGGTCCTGCAGGCCAACCAGCGCCCTGAACTGAGTGACGTGTATATAGACGGTCTGCCGGAAGGAACAAACCTTGCGCTCCAGGTGGACAGAGAAAAGGCGGAAGCAATGGGCGTCTCGTTTGATGAAATCAACCAGACGCTCTCCGTCACCCTGGGCTCAAATTACGTTAATGACTATACGAACAACGGCCGCGTTCAGCAGGTGATTGTTCAGGCCGATGCGCCCTACCGAATGCAGCCTGAGCAGATACTGACATTATCAGTGAAAAACCGGATGGGGCAGATGGTGCCGGTATCGACGTTTGCCACGCTTTCCTGGCACGTTGCGCCGCAGCAGTTGACGCGTTATCAGGGATATTCGGCTATTCGCATTACCGGAAATGCGGCGCCGGGAGCGTCCAGCGGCACCGCAATGAAGGTTATGGAGAGTTTGTCCAGAGATTTACCTCAGGGCATGGCGGGCGAGTGGGCAGGGAGTTCATTGCAGGAGAGAAAATCGGAATCTCAGCTTCCGGGCCTTATCGTCCTGTCGATACTGGTCGTGTTTATGGTGCTGGCCGCCCTGTATGAGAGCTGGTCTATTCCATTTGCGGTCATGCTGGTCGTTCCGCTGGGCCTTATCGGCGCGGTGATAGCGGTGTCCGTTGCCGACATGACGAATGACGTTTTCTTCAAGGTCGGCCTGATTACGCTTATCGGCCTGTCGGCCAAAAACGCCATTCTGATTGTTGAATTTGCGAGGCAGCTCCATCGCCAGGGGCAGCCCCTGCTGGCGGCAACCATTCATGCCGCCGGCCAGCGCCTGCGCCCTATTCTGATGACGTCGTTAGCCTTCACCTTAGGGGTTGTTCCGTTGATGCTGGCCCATGGGGCGAGCGATAGTACGCAGCATGCCATCGGTACCGGCGTATTTGGCGGGATGATTAGCGGTACGCTTCTCGCCATTTTCTTCGTACCGGTTTTCTTTATCGTCATCGCGCGCTTCATCGACAACCTCAGGAAAGCGTGA
- a CDS encoding CMD domain-containing protein, with translation MEQRRFSGKGHWYHETQSNHAQTDVLPLVPEAANVDDRFLLDLALPDEIVAACSGWLTPARALCHQLFPLSIPVNRLHTLSAYDRLSTALTVAQACGVQRLCNHYAALLAPLPGPDSSRESNRRLAQITQYARQLASSPDVIDDKAQNQLDEVGLSIYDIVVINQIIGFIGFQARVVAVFQALLGHPVRWLPGHHIQPHTLPASHAAWVPLLPVVELRYASAHQLESLSRWQAEPALEALTPVLCHEPSLLDLTGEILLNTREAIPLTSPALSAAVELLTRSPDRFSAAQFTPLTDQGLPGEHAIMLLTRSAFDGWLTRLKVAFGKEE, from the coding sequence ATGGAACAACGCCGTTTTTCCGGCAAAGGCCACTGGTATCACGAGACCCAGTCGAACCACGCGCAGACAGATGTTCTGCCTCTGGTGCCCGAAGCCGCTAACGTCGACGATCGTTTTTTGCTCGATTTAGCCCTGCCTGATGAGATTGTCGCCGCCTGTTCTGGCTGGCTTACCCCTGCCAGAGCCTTGTGCCACCAGCTGTTTCCGCTCTCGATTCCCGTGAACCGCCTGCATACGCTCAGCGCCTACGATCGGCTCAGCACCGCGCTAACGGTCGCCCAGGCCTGTGGCGTTCAGCGGCTTTGTAACCATTACGCCGCCCTCCTCGCCCCGCTTCCCGGCCCGGACTCCTCGCGTGAAAGCAACCGACGTCTGGCGCAAATTACGCAGTATGCCCGCCAGCTCGCCAGCTCCCCTGATGTCATTGATGATAAAGCGCAGAACCAGCTTGATGAGGTTGGCCTGTCAATATATGACATTGTGGTGATTAACCAGATTATCGGGTTTATTGGTTTTCAGGCGCGCGTGGTCGCGGTTTTTCAGGCGCTGTTAGGACACCCCGTTCGCTGGTTGCCAGGCCATCATATTCAGCCGCACACGCTGCCCGCGAGCCACGCCGCCTGGGTGCCGCTGTTGCCCGTCGTCGAGCTGCGCTATGCGAGTGCGCATCAGCTTGAGTCGCTGTCCCGCTGGCAGGCAGAACCCGCGCTGGAGGCACTGACGCCGGTCCTTTGCCACGAGCCGTCGCTGCTCGACCTGACCGGAGAAATCCTGTTAAACACCCGCGAAGCGATCCCGCTGACGTCCCCCGCACTTTCGGCGGCGGTCGAACTGCTGACGCGCTCTCCGGACCGCTTCAGCGCCGCGCAGTTTACCCCTCTCACGGATCAAGGACTCCCCGGTGAACATGCCATCATGCTGCTTACCCGGAGCGCGTTTGATGGCTGGCTCACTCGTTTGAAAGTCGCGTTTGGTAAAGAGGAATAA
- a CDS encoding exoribonuclease II, with protein sequence MFQDNPLLAQLKQQLHSQTPRAEGVVKATEKGFGFLEVDAQKSYFIPPPQMKKVMHGDRVMAVIHTEKDRESAEPEELIEPFLTRFVGKVQRKDDRLAIVPDHPLLKDAIPCRAARGVEHDFKEGDWAVAEMRRHPLKGDRGFYAELTQFITFGADHFVPWWVTLARHNLEKEAPNGVATEMQDEGLTRRDLTALEFVTIDSASTEDMDDALYAEEGADGKLHLTVAIADPTAWIAEGSKLDDAAKIRAFTNYLPGFNIPMLPRELSDDLCSLRPNEVRPVLACRMTIAADGAIEDDIEFFAATIESKAKLAYDNVSDWLENTGSWKPESDAIAAQIRLLHRICLNRGEWRKTHALVFKDRPDYRFVLGEKGEVLDIVAEPRRIANRIVEEAMISANICAARVLRDKLGFGIYNVHTGFDPANTEALAALLKTHDVHVDPEEVLTLPGFCKLRRELDAQPSGFLDSRIRRFQSFAEISTEPGPHFGLGLEAYATWTSPIRKYGDMVNHRLLKAIIKGETIARPQEDTTLQMADRRRLNRMAERDVGDWLYARFLQDKAGTDTRFAAEIIDISRGGMRVRLVDNGAVAFIPAPFLHAVRDEMVCSQENGTVQIKGETVYKVTDVIDVTIAEVRMETRSIIARPVA encoded by the coding sequence ATGTTTCAGGACAACCCGCTGCTAGCGCAGCTTAAACAGCAACTGCATTCCCAGACGCCGCGTGCAGAAGGGGTCGTAAAAGCCACGGAAAAGGGCTTTGGCTTCCTTGAGGTTGACGCGCAGAAAAGCTACTTCATTCCGCCTCCGCAGATGAAGAAAGTGATGCATGGCGATCGCGTCATGGCCGTCATTCATACCGAGAAGGACCGCGAGTCTGCCGAGCCGGAAGAACTGATCGAACCGTTCCTGACCCGTTTTGTGGGTAAGGTGCAGAGAAAAGACGATCGTCTTGCTATCGTGCCGGATCATCCCCTGCTGAAAGATGCCATTCCCTGCCGCGCCGCCCGTGGCGTTGAGCATGATTTTAAAGAAGGTGACTGGGCCGTAGCAGAAATGCGCCGTCATCCCCTGAAAGGCGATCGCGGTTTTTATGCTGAACTGACCCAGTTCATCACCTTTGGCGCCGACCATTTCGTGCCATGGTGGGTCACGCTGGCACGCCATAATCTTGAAAAAGAAGCGCCGAACGGCGTAGCGACCGAGATGCAGGACGAAGGTCTGACGCGCCGCGATCTCACCGCACTGGAGTTTGTCACCATCGACAGCGCCAGCACGGAAGATATGGATGACGCGCTGTACGCTGAAGAAGGCGCCGATGGCAAACTCCATTTGACCGTCGCCATTGCCGATCCAACCGCCTGGATTGCCGAAGGCAGCAAGCTGGATGACGCCGCGAAAATCCGTGCATTCACCAACTATCTGCCGGGCTTCAACATTCCGATGCTGCCGCGCGAATTGTCAGACGATCTCTGCTCGCTGCGTCCAAATGAAGTGCGCCCGGTCCTTGCCTGCCGCATGACTATCGCCGCAGATGGCGCGATTGAAGACGATATCGAGTTCTTTGCCGCCACCATCGAATCGAAAGCCAAGCTGGCCTACGATAACGTCTCCGACTGGCTTGAAAATACCGGTAGCTGGAAACCTGAATCAGACGCCATTGCCGCGCAAATCCGTCTGCTGCATCGCATCTGCCTCAACCGCGGCGAGTGGCGTAAAACCCATGCGCTGGTGTTCAAAGACCGCCCGGACTATCGCTTTGTTCTGGGCGAGAAAGGCGAAGTGCTGGACATCGTGGCCGAACCGCGACGCATTGCGAACCGCATCGTTGAAGAGGCGATGATTTCCGCCAACATCTGCGCCGCACGCGTGCTGCGCGACAAGCTGGGCTTTGGCATTTACAACGTCCACACCGGTTTTGATCCGGCGAATACCGAAGCGCTGGCGGCCCTGCTGAAGACTCACGATGTGCACGTTGATCCGGAAGAAGTGCTGACGCTGCCGGGCTTCTGCAAGCTTCGCCGCGAACTGGACGCTCAGCCGTCGGGTTTCCTGGACAGCCGCATTCGTCGCTTCCAGTCCTTCGCGGAAATCAGCACCGAGCCTGGCCCGCACTTTGGTCTTGGCCTCGAAGCTTACGCCACCTGGACATCGCCGATCCGTAAGTATGGCGATATGGTCAACCACCGTCTGCTGAAAGCGATTATCAAAGGTGAAACCATTGCCCGTCCTCAGGAGGACACCACGCTGCAGATGGCCGATCGTCGCCGCCTGAACCGCATGGCGGAACGTGACGTTGGAGACTGGCTGTACGCACGCTTCCTGCAGGATAAAGCCGGTACGGATACCCGTTTCGCCGCAGAGATCATTGATATCAGCCGCGGAGGTATGCGCGTTCGCCTGGTCGATAACGGTGCTGTCGCGTTTATTCCTGCGCCGTTCCTGCATGCGGTTCGTGACGAAATGGTCTGTAGCCAGGAAAACGGCACCGTGCAAATTAAAGGTGAAACAGTTTACAAAGTCACCGACGTGATTGACGTTACTATCGCCGAAGTTCGCATGGAAACCCGCAGTATTATCGCGCGCCCTGTCGCCTGA
- a CDS encoding ATP-binding protein encodes MNKESVLSRQILTYMLLLTFTIIAIAILGSWFFYSFILDHLPGGPAAGDDEQMTMWDWAWIGTATTISMIIALFFTVKLSSRILTPLNAVASSLKKISQGDLDARAFCASSRLGEINHLVTDFNEMAEKLQTLDIQRKSWNAAIAHELRTPVTILRGRLQGLVDGVFTPDPVLFNNLLKQTEGLTRLIEDLRVVSSDGGAGYTLCQSRTDLKGTIQNALDTFMPEFRRKEFTVNTDLREQQCVFDPLRINQCLTVLFDNALHYSTSRTLIVKNGVSDKGNYILIQDGGPGIPREFHDFLFQPFQRDNGARHVNPEGCGLGLSVVKAIMLAHGGDVSYTLSTQNHSIFKLTWPDS; translated from the coding sequence ATGAACAAAGAGTCTGTCCTGAGTCGTCAGATCTTAACGTATATGCTGTTGCTGACGTTTACGATCATTGCCATCGCCATACTCGGCTCCTGGTTTTTTTACTCCTTTATTCTGGATCACCTCCCGGGCGGCCCTGCTGCGGGCGATGACGAGCAGATGACGATGTGGGACTGGGCATGGATTGGGACCGCGACTACGATCAGTATGATTATTGCCCTCTTTTTCACGGTCAAACTTTCATCGCGGATACTCACCCCGCTAAACGCGGTAGCGTCCAGCCTGAAAAAGATTTCTCAGGGCGATCTGGACGCCAGGGCATTTTGCGCCAGTTCCCGGCTGGGTGAGATCAATCACCTGGTGACGGATTTCAATGAAATGGCGGAAAAATTACAGACGCTGGATATTCAGAGGAAATCCTGGAATGCCGCTATCGCGCATGAGCTGAGAACCCCGGTCACGATCTTACGCGGACGGCTTCAGGGGTTGGTTGACGGCGTTTTTACCCCGGACCCGGTGCTGTTTAATAATCTTCTCAAACAGACGGAAGGGTTAACCCGCCTGATTGAAGATCTCCGGGTTGTCAGTTCGGATGGCGGGGCGGGATACACGTTATGCCAGTCAAGAACGGATCTAAAAGGGACAATACAGAACGCACTCGATACGTTCATGCCCGAGTTCAGGCGTAAGGAATTTACCGTTAATACAGACCTGAGGGAGCAGCAGTGCGTATTCGATCCATTACGCATCAATCAGTGTCTGACCGTTTTATTTGATAATGCCTTACACTATTCAACCTCGCGCACGCTCATCGTGAAAAATGGCGTTTCTGATAAAGGCAATTATATCCTTATTCAGGACGGGGGACCGGGCATCCCCAGAGAGTTTCATGATTTCCTGTTTCAGCCCTTTCAGCGCGATAATGGCGCCAGACATGTGAACCCGGAAGGCTGTGGCTTGGGCTTGTCGGTAGTAAAAGCCATCATGCTGGCTCATGGTGGCGATGTTTCCTATACCTTATCGACGCAAAACCACTCGATATTTAAGCTCACCTGGCCCGACTCGTGA
- a CDS encoding ATP-grasp fold amidoligase family protein → MNTATYVLKYTEYLIRKCRSFLVTDLHFHTVRLKKSTGETPDINSPTTLSEKICHRLVYDHNNFYTMLADKLAVRAYVSSRTTRVKTVPLIGVYTRPSQIDFSILPDKFVLKCNHDSGSTIICTNKAQFNEKEACKKLSLALKKNLYYTTREWQYKNITPSILCEPFVDLFDDADRNTTPEMLRIHCFHGVAHYVEADFTDDNGKGFINVYDRQWNLQPFRMEYPNTSATPGEPLLFRQALLASQELADGIDYCRVDLMLKKDEIYFSEITLSPRRGKLTITPQEWDAKLGKIWHLSPAGRFDLPLKLTSRAR, encoded by the coding sequence ATGAACACCGCCACTTACGTTTTAAAATACACAGAGTATCTCATCAGAAAATGCCGCTCATTTTTAGTGACGGACCTGCATTTTCATACCGTGAGGCTTAAAAAATCAACCGGGGAAACTCCTGACATTAACTCGCCCACGACGTTGAGTGAAAAAATATGTCATCGTCTGGTCTATGACCATAATAACTTCTACACGATGCTTGCGGATAAACTCGCCGTTCGGGCATACGTTTCCTCCAGAACAACGCGCGTGAAAACGGTGCCATTAATTGGCGTTTATACCCGGCCGTCGCAGATTGATTTTTCAATTCTTCCTGACAAATTCGTCCTTAAGTGCAACCATGACAGCGGCAGCACAATAATATGTACAAACAAAGCGCAATTTAATGAAAAAGAAGCGTGTAAAAAGCTGAGCCTCGCGTTAAAGAAAAATCTTTACTACACCACGCGCGAATGGCAGTACAAAAACATTACGCCGAGCATACTTTGCGAGCCGTTTGTCGATCTCTTCGACGATGCTGACAGAAACACAACGCCCGAAATGCTGAGGATCCACTGTTTTCATGGCGTTGCCCACTATGTAGAAGCAGATTTTACGGATGATAACGGCAAAGGGTTTATCAACGTTTATGACAGGCAGTGGAACTTACAACCCTTCCGGATGGAATATCCGAATACTTCAGCAACGCCTGGCGAACCGCTCTTGTTCCGTCAGGCACTGTTGGCCTCCCAGGAGCTGGCGGATGGAATTGACTACTGCCGCGTTGACCTTATGCTAAAAAAAGATGAAATCTATTTCAGCGAAATAACCTTAAGCCCAAGACGCGGTAAACTGACGATTACCCCGCAGGAATGGGATGCTAAGTTAGGAAAAATATGGCATTTATCGCCGGCAGGCAGATTTGACCTGCCGCTGAAGCTCACGAGTCGGGCCAGGTGA
- a CDS encoding ABC transporter six-transmembrane domain-containing protein has protein sequence MMNRNNNFRSSEPAGVMHSLKKLAIRHRKKLAVTFFLVVAENVTFLLYPVLAGIAINAILAGETLNAALYGLMVLFMWFIGAARRSVDTRTFTRIYAGLAVSVVLAQRKYQLNHSAIAARVTLSREYVDFFEMHLPLLITSLSSLFGAAIMLLFIEFWAGVICFAIVFILLGFVSGYARKNEWLFMRLNNRLEKEVDYVHKAGTATLHRHYSTLARLRIALSDREAWGYLWVGVLVAALFTLTIVWMTRSTGITAGHIYSVMTYMWMFATSLDDAPQLLEKFSQLRDIGKRVSTDDEIHVTGR, from the coding sequence ATGATGAACCGTAATAATAATTTTCGTTCTTCTGAACCTGCCGGAGTGATGCACTCGCTAAAAAAACTCGCGATACGGCACCGGAAAAAACTGGCTGTCACTTTTTTCCTGGTGGTGGCCGAAAACGTGACGTTTTTACTTTATCCCGTTCTGGCTGGCATCGCGATAAATGCCATCCTCGCCGGTGAAACGCTTAACGCCGCGCTGTATGGCCTGATGGTGCTTTTCATGTGGTTCATCGGTGCGGCCAGACGAAGCGTAGACACGCGCACGTTTACACGCATTTATGCCGGACTCGCGGTTTCCGTCGTCCTGGCACAGCGCAAATACCAGCTTAACCATTCGGCGATCGCCGCCAGGGTAACGCTCTCGCGCGAATATGTGGATTTCTTTGAAATGCACCTTCCCCTGCTTATTACCTCGCTGAGCTCACTTTTTGGTGCCGCAATCATGTTGCTGTTTATTGAATTTTGGGCCGGCGTCATTTGCTTTGCGATTGTATTTATCCTGCTCGGATTTGTCTCAGGATATGCCCGTAAAAATGAATGGCTGTTCATGCGCCTGAATAATCGGCTGGAAAAAGAAGTGGATTATGTCCATAAGGCGGGCACGGCCACGCTTCACCGACATTACTCCACGCTGGCGCGTTTACGTATCGCATTATCTGACCGCGAGGCGTGGGGCTATTTGTGGGTTGGCGTGCTTGTTGCCGCGCTTTTTACGCTGACCATCGTCTGGATGACGCGCTCAACCGGCATCACCGCCGGACATATTTACTCGGTGATGACCTATATGTGGATGTTCGCAACGAGCCTCGATGACGCGCCGCAGCTTCTTGAGAAATTTTCGCAGCTCAGGGATATCGGCAAGCGCGTATCCACTGATGATGAAATTCACGTAACCGGACGTTAA
- the crrC gene encoding colistin resistant protein CrrC, whose amino-acid sequence MELSKYFSPKKLGIYSLFLLLSWGLLYTWLVLVHRMDEKVASTLLSSPIIYGCIALSVVSLMIQHKAGALTELLVVAFWLMMIFVYLIITFTVLLNAMPDIEDLIFYYECYLIIFFGGAPLYLIMRMI is encoded by the coding sequence ATGGAACTTTCTAAATATTTCTCTCCTAAAAAACTGGGTATATACTCCCTGTTCCTGCTGCTGTCGTGGGGATTACTTTATACCTGGCTGGTACTGGTGCACAGAATGGATGAAAAAGTCGCCTCGACGCTGCTCTCTTCACCCATTATCTATGGCTGCATCGCATTATCAGTGGTCTCTCTGATGATCCAACATAAAGCCGGCGCGTTGACTGAGCTACTCGTCGTCGCCTTCTGGCTGATGATGATTTTTGTCTATCTCATTATTACGTTCACCGTACTGTTAAACGCGATGCCCGATATCGAAGATCTGATCTTTTACTACGAGTGTTATTTGATCATTTTTTTTGGCGGAGCACCGCTGTACCTCATTATGAGAATGATTTGA